One stretch of Thermanaerosceptrum fracticalcis DNA includes these proteins:
- the scfA gene encoding six-cysteine ranthipeptide SCIFF has protein sequence MTKVHIKTINKEVLTKTIKTGGCGECQTSCQSACKTSCTVGNQVCQK, from the coding sequence ATGACTAAAGTACATATCAAAACCATTAATAAAGAAGTTCTAACCAAGACCATCAAGACCGGTGGCTGCGGCGAATGCCAGACTTCCTGCCAGTCTGCCTGCAAGACATCCTGTACAGTAGGAAATCAGGTTTGCCAGAAATAA
- a CDS encoding peptidoglycan DD-metalloendopeptidase family protein: MKGNAVLARLKNLHPYSLPAWPQVIRHKGLWIFGLLLLITSIFYITTGGKPVILLANDEPLAVVANEGQVNEALTKAKSELEKQYGISISGFTTKLSYDAEKAKREDKALDDQQLVTLLKEKLAWTVKSWSITVNDKPALYLASEEGAQAALELLKKNYLPEGSNVTVEKMAFNEEVKIVAAEALLWELKTPEKAAEIMMQGLAKASQYTVKNGDSLWTIARDNNMTVAQLKEANPEMKSEFLKIGQKLNLVKSEPLVTVVSIVTTTVEEKIPYPTQYESDSSLWRGQQSVKQEGAYGSREVTYRITKANGVETSRETLAEKVLLQPISRVVVRGTKMMVASRGDGGSGILGWPTRDRITSGYGKRGREFHTGIDIDGVTGDPVYAAEDGVVLEAGWDGHYGKSIVVDHGRGLTTRYAHLSSIDVSIGQRVSRGSIIGKVGSTGRSTGSHLHFEVRINGEHQNPLRYLER; this comes from the coding sequence ATGAAAGGAAATGCGGTATTGGCTCGTTTAAAAAATTTGCATCCCTATTCTTTACCTGCCTGGCCTCAAGTCATTCGTCACAAAGGATTATGGATATTTGGTCTCCTTCTACTGATAACCAGTATCTTTTACATAACAACCGGCGGTAAACCTGTAATACTTTTGGCTAATGATGAGCCTCTGGCTGTAGTGGCTAATGAAGGTCAGGTTAATGAAGCCTTAACTAAAGCCAAAAGTGAACTGGAAAAACAATATGGAATTAGTATCAGCGGATTTACTACCAAGCTGAGCTATGATGCAGAAAAGGCTAAAAGGGAAGACAAGGCTCTGGATGACCAGCAGTTGGTTACCTTACTCAAGGAAAAGTTGGCCTGGACAGTTAAGAGCTGGTCTATTACTGTCAATGACAAACCAGCGCTCTATTTGGCCAGTGAAGAAGGAGCGCAGGCCGCCTTGGAACTGTTAAAAAAGAACTACTTGCCTGAGGGCAGTAATGTAACCGTTGAGAAAATGGCTTTTAACGAAGAAGTTAAGATAGTGGCCGCGGAGGCTCTTTTATGGGAATTAAAGACCCCGGAAAAAGCGGCAGAAATCATGATGCAGGGATTGGCCAAAGCTTCTCAATATACTGTAAAGAATGGTGATTCCCTCTGGACTATTGCCCGGGACAACAATATGACAGTAGCCCAGTTAAAAGAAGCCAACCCGGAGATGAAAAGTGAGTTCCTAAAAATAGGGCAGAAGCTCAATCTGGTAAAATCAGAGCCCCTTGTTACTGTGGTGTCTATAGTGACAACCACTGTGGAGGAGAAGATACCTTATCCCACCCAGTATGAGAGTGACTCCAGCCTGTGGCGGGGACAGCAAAGTGTAAAACAGGAAGGGGCCTATGGTTCCCGTGAGGTTACATATCGCATCACCAAGGCCAATGGCGTGGAAACTTCCCGTGAAACCCTGGCCGAAAAGGTTCTGTTGCAGCCCATCAGCCGTGTTGTGGTGAGAGGAACCAAGATGATGGTAGCGTCCCGGGGCGACGGCGGCAGCGGTATATTAGGCTGGCCTACGAGGGACAGGATAACCTCCGGCTATGGTAAGCGAGGAAGAGAGTTTCATACCGGTATAGATATTGACGGTGTGACGGGAGACCCCGTCTATGCCGCAGAAGATGGTGTTGTTCTTGAAGCTGGCTGGGATGGACATTACGGTAAATCTATCGTGGTTGACCACGGCCGGGGCTTAACTACCCGCTATGCTCACTTGTCCAGTATTGATGTAAGTATTGGACAACGGGTAAGCAGGGGCAGCATCATCGGCAAAGTAGGTTCAACAGGACGCAGTACAGGGTCTCACCTCCATTTTGAAGTGAGGATTAACGGAGAACACCAGAATCCCTTACGCTACTTAGAACGATAG
- the scfB gene encoding thioether cross-link-forming SCIFF peptide maturase has protein sequence MERYDFSLIHKFQMEDEYIVLDINSGIIHSFSKAAWDFLLAWEKCQGRVEQTFNLLCEKYATEELAQVWRELESLIEEGMLFSRDEALATYELPEKTIIKALCLHVAHDCNLRCRYCFAGTGNFGGERGLMDLETGKKALEFLFEASGPRKHVEVDYFGGEPLLNFPVVKELIHYGKARARELGKILKQTLTTNAVLLTREVMDFLNQEEISLVLSLDGRQQVHDRMRPFSNNKGSYNHVLPAIKALVEERQGNNYYVRGTYTRFNLDFCRDVLHLVEEGFNQVSVEPVVASPEHDYALRDEDLPVLKEQYELLTKAWLAAYRQGQPFNFFHFNISLDKGPCLPKRLSGCGAGHEYLAVSPEGYLYPCHQFVGKEEFKLGSVEEGITNTSWGKRFQSAHVLNKAACRQCWARFFCSGGCHANAYNFNQDIFKPYSLGCELEKKRLECAIFLQVKCSEERHPA, from the coding sequence ATGGAAAGATATGATTTTTCGCTCATTCATAAATTTCAGATGGAAGATGAATATATTGTGCTGGATATCAACAGCGGGATAATCCACAGTTTTAGTAAAGCGGCCTGGGATTTCCTCCTGGCCTGGGAAAAATGCCAGGGGCGGGTTGAACAGACCTTCAATCTGCTTTGTGAAAAATATGCCACAGAGGAATTGGCCCAGGTGTGGCGGGAATTGGAAAGTCTCATTGAAGAAGGCATGCTGTTCAGCAGGGATGAGGCCTTAGCTACCTATGAACTGCCTGAAAAGACGATTATTAAAGCCCTTTGCCTTCATGTGGCCCACGACTGTAATTTACGCTGCCGCTATTGTTTTGCCGGGACCGGAAATTTCGGCGGGGAAAGGGGCCTTATGGATCTGGAAACGGGGAAAAAGGCCCTGGAATTTTTATTTGAGGCCTCGGGACCCAGAAAACACGTGGAAGTCGATTATTTTGGCGGTGAGCCTCTCCTCAATTTCCCTGTGGTGAAAGAGCTCATCCATTATGGGAAAGCCAGAGCCCGGGAATTAGGAAAAATCCTGAAGCAAACCTTGACCACCAATGCTGTTCTCTTAACCAGGGAGGTTATGGATTTTTTAAACCAGGAGGAAATCAGTCTGGTTTTGAGCCTGGACGGCCGGCAGCAGGTTCATGACCGGATGCGGCCTTTTAGCAATAACAAGGGCAGCTATAATCACGTTTTACCTGCCATCAAAGCTTTGGTGGAAGAACGGCAGGGCAACAATTACTATGTCAGGGGCACGTATACACGTTTCAACCTGGATTTCTGCCGGGACGTTCTTCACCTGGTAGAGGAAGGCTTTAACCAGGTGTCCGTAGAGCCTGTGGTAGCCTCACCTGAACATGATTATGCCTTAAGGGATGAAGATTTGCCCGTACTTAAGGAACAATACGAACTGTTGACGAAAGCCTGGCTGGCGGCTTACCGGCAGGGACAGCCCTTTAATTTTTTCCACTTTAATATCAGCCTGGATAAGGGACCCTGTTTACCCAAGCGTTTATCAGGCTGCGGTGCCGGTCATGAATACCTGGCCGTTTCACCGGAAGGTTATTTATACCCCTGCCACCAGTTTGTGGGTAAAGAGGAATTTAAGCTGGGCAGTGTAGAGGAGGGTATTACCAATACTTCCTGGGGTAAGAGGTTCCAGTCTGCCCATGTGCTCAATAAAGCAGCCTGCCGCCAGTGCTGGGCCCGTTTCTTTTGCAGCGGGGGCTGCCACGCTAATGCCTATAATTTTAACCAGGATATTTTTAAACCATACAGTCTGGGTTGTGAGCTGGAAAAGAAGCGGCTGGAATGCGCTATTTTCCTGCAGGTAAAATGCAGTGAGGAACGCCATCCGGCCTAG
- a CDS encoding adenylosuccinate synthase yields the protein MPAVVLIGAQWGDEGKGKITDFLAEKADMVIRYQGGNNAGHTVVVGDQEFKLHLIPSGILYPGTTCVIGNGVVVDPEVLVKELAYLENRGISTENLKISLRAHLIMPYHIRLDELEEERKGANKIGTTRRGIGPAYMDKAARVGIRLVDLLDEEEFAERLKRNLAEKNRLFNRVYEVDGFEFEEVFEQYRGYLKKIERYITDTSVIIHEFLSRKKNVLFEGAQGTLLDIDHGTYPYVTSSHPVAGAACIGAGVGPSEINKVIGVVKAYTTRVGEGPFPTELFGTEGDLIRERGYEFGTTTGRPRRCGWLDVVILRYAARVSGLDSIAITKLDVLDQMEKLKVCVAYKYQGEILQDFPASLKVLAQCEPVYEEMDGWLTDTTHCRTFEELPEKARQYINRVAELVKVKPAIIAVGPKREQTIVRETIF from the coding sequence ATGCCGGCAGTTGTATTAATTGGTGCCCAGTGGGGAGACGAAGGAAAAGGAAAAATTACCGATTTCCTGGCAGAAAAAGCCGACATGGTCATTCGTTATCAAGGGGGAAATAACGCCGGTCATACCGTGGTGGTGGGGGATCAGGAGTTTAAACTCCATTTGATACCTTCCGGTATCCTTTATCCCGGAACCACTTGTGTCATTGGTAATGGTGTTGTTGTGGATCCCGAAGTACTGGTTAAAGAATTGGCCTACCTGGAGAACCGCGGGATATCTACGGAAAATTTAAAAATCAGTCTCCGGGCGCATTTGATCATGCCTTACCACATTCGTCTCGATGAATTAGAGGAAGAGCGCAAAGGCGCCAATAAGATCGGCACCACCCGCCGGGGCATCGGGCCTGCCTATATGGATAAGGCAGCCCGGGTTGGCATTCGCTTGGTGGATTTGCTGGATGAAGAAGAATTTGCCGAACGGCTGAAAAGAAATTTAGCCGAAAAGAATCGGCTCTTTAACCGTGTCTATGAAGTGGATGGATTTGAATTCGAAGAGGTATTTGAACAGTATCGCGGTTATTTAAAGAAAATCGAAAGGTATATTACCGATACCTCAGTGATCATCCATGAATTCCTTTCCAGGAAAAAGAATGTCTTATTTGAAGGTGCCCAGGGAACTTTATTGGATATAGACCATGGCACATACCCATATGTCACCAGTTCCCATCCTGTCGCCGGTGCTGCCTGTATCGGCGCCGGTGTGGGTCCGTCGGAAATCAATAAAGTCATCGGGGTTGTCAAGGCTTACACTACCCGTGTGGGTGAAGGCCCTTTCCCCACAGAACTTTTCGGTACAGAAGGAGATCTGATCAGGGAGCGGGGATACGAATTTGGCACCACTACAGGAAGACCCCGCCGCTGCGGCTGGCTGGATGTCGTTATTCTCCGCTATGCCGCCCGCGTCAGCGGCCTGGACAGTATTGCCATTACCAAGCTTGACGTATTGGATCAAATGGAAAAGCTTAAAGTATGTGTGGCCTATAAGTATCAGGGTGAGATCCTGCAAGATTTCCCGGCCAGCCTCAAAGTATTGGCCCAGTGTGAGCCTGTTTATGAGGAAATGGACGGGTGGCTTACTGATACTACCCACTGCCGCACCTTTGAAGAACTGCCGGAAAAAGCGAGACAATATATAAATCGCGTGGCTGAACTGGTTAAGGTTAAACCGGCCATTATTGCCGTGGGGCCAAAACGGGAACAGACCATTGTCCGGGAAACCATATTCTAA
- the dnaB gene encoding replicative DNA helicase: protein MSILLEKLPPHNIEAEQAVLGSMMIDRETVYSVLETLQPEDFYKEANQIIFKALLSLEQKREPIDMITVTEELRQLGSLERVGGVGYIASVANAVPTAANARHYAEIVKEKSILRKLIRTATTIANRGYEDQEDAYELLDNAERMIMEIAGQRNSSGLVAIKEVLSETLEKIEYLANKKGTITGVPAFFTDLDRMTSGWQPSDLIILAARPAMGKTSFCLNIAQNAAIKGKIPVAIFSLEMSKEQLVQRLMSSEAMIDQHKLRTGRLQDEEWIRLTKAAQPLSTAQLYIDDTPAISVLELRAKARRLKAERGLGLIVIDYLQLMQMGRRNESRQQEISEISRSLKALARELNVPIIALSQLSRAVEQTHDKRPALSHLRESGALEQDADLVMFIYREEYYNPETEKPGIAEIIIAKHRNGPTGSVELGFIKEFTKFVDLDRYHVPN, encoded by the coding sequence ATGAGTATCCTCTTAGAAAAACTGCCCCCCCATAACATCGAGGCTGAACAGGCTGTCCTCGGTTCTATGATGATTGACCGGGAAACGGTCTATAGCGTCCTGGAAACCTTACAGCCCGAGGATTTTTATAAAGAAGCCAACCAGATCATTTTTAAGGCACTTCTCTCCCTGGAGCAAAAAAGGGAACCCATCGACATGATTACCGTGACGGAAGAACTGCGCCAGCTGGGGAGCCTGGAAAGGGTAGGGGGCGTCGGGTATATTGCCTCTGTGGCCAATGCTGTGCCTACTGCGGCCAATGCCAGGCATTATGCCGAGATCGTGAAAGAAAAGTCTATCCTGCGTAAGCTCATCAGGACAGCCACGACCATAGCCAACCGGGGCTACGAAGACCAGGAAGATGCCTACGAACTCCTGGACAATGCCGAAAGAATGATTATGGAAATAGCGGGACAGCGCAATTCCAGCGGGCTCGTGGCCATTAAAGAAGTTTTAAGTGAAACTTTAGAGAAGATCGAATACCTGGCCAATAAGAAAGGAACTATTACCGGGGTGCCCGCCTTTTTTACCGATCTGGATCGCATGACCTCGGGGTGGCAGCCCTCAGATTTAATTATTCTCGCTGCCCGTCCTGCCATGGGTAAAACTTCATTTTGTTTGAATATTGCCCAGAATGCTGCCATTAAAGGGAAAATACCCGTGGCTATATTTAGTTTAGAAATGTCGAAAGAGCAGTTAGTACAAAGACTGATGAGTTCCGAGGCTATGATTGACCAGCATAAACTGCGTACCGGCCGCCTGCAGGATGAGGAATGGATCCGCCTTACCAAAGCCGCTCAGCCCCTGTCTACGGCTCAGCTTTATATTGATGATACCCCGGCTATTTCCGTTCTGGAACTGCGGGCCAAAGCCAGGCGTTTAAAGGCGGAAAGAGGTTTAGGTCTGATCGTCATCGATTACCTCCAGTTGATGCAGATGGGACGCAGGAATGAAAGCCGCCAGCAGGAAATTTCCGAGATTTCTCGTTCTTTGAAAGCCCTGGCCCGGGAGCTAAACGTCCCTATTATCGCTTTATCCCAGTTATCACGGGCTGTGGAGCAAACCCATGACAAGAGGCCGGCCCTCAGTCACCTGCGGGAATCGGGGGCCCTGGAACAGGATGCCGATTTGGTCATGTTTATCTACAGGGAAGAGTATTATAATCCGGAAACGGAAAAGCCCGGTATTGCCGAAATTATTATCGCCAAGCACCGTAATGGTCCCACAGGTTCCGTGGAGTTAGGGTTTATTAAAGAATTTACGAAGTTTGTCGACCTGGACAGGTACCATGTACCGAATTAA
- the lonC gene encoding Lon family ATP-dependent protease, whose product MKDALNAYFQAKEEGLKAKLTREALAERQIDALLNLLLHFLGSDKLVLKATKLGAVKLLRSDKLGDRALALKRLVYEDPTMSAAGLGDDLVRLAEDLEDRIAEMIARRTLEDRLEQRVAEKMQERHEEYIREVKAQILKENSNPENAQTLKRLAVLEKLNQAGLARSAMEVLRPRTLEEVVGQARGIKALLAKMASPYPQHILIYGPPGVGKTSAARLVLEIVKQMDHSPFKKDAPFVEVDGATLRWDPRDVTNPLLGSVHDPIYQGAKRDFADTGIPEPKLGLVTDAHGGVLFIDEIGEMDPVLQNKLLKVLEDKRVFFDSAYYDPYDSNVPQYIKKIFEEGAPADFILIGATTRDAAEINPAIRSRCAEVYFEPLTPQDIEKIIENAAQKLGVKLEEGIPSLISEYTIEGRKANNILADAYGLALYRLKEQGLAGEEPLITRNDVYEVIQVSRLSPYVTVKSTAEGEVGRVLGLGVAGFLGSVLEIEAVAFPAHRQGEGRVRFNETAGSMAKDSVFNATSVLRKLTGEDSLNYDLHVNVIGGGKIDGPSAGVAICLAVYSAVTGQALRQDVAVTGELSIQGRVKAVGGIFEKIYGAKQAGLSKVIIPWENRADVPVDLHGIEVVTVRTIEEVLQHIMA is encoded by the coding sequence ATGAAAGACGCACTAAACGCTTACTTCCAAGCTAAGGAGGAAGGTTTGAAAGCGAAGCTTACCAGGGAAGCCTTGGCGGAAAGGCAGATCGACGCATTATTGAACCTGTTATTACATTTTTTAGGATCGGACAAACTGGTTTTAAAGGCTACCAAGTTAGGCGCGGTTAAACTTCTTCGCTCCGATAAATTGGGAGACAGGGCTTTAGCCCTTAAGCGCTTGGTTTACGAGGATCCGACCATGAGTGCGGCGGGTCTGGGGGATGATCTGGTCCGGCTGGCCGAAGATCTGGAAGACAGAATTGCTGAGATGATAGCCAGGCGTACGCTGGAAGACCGGTTGGAACAGCGTGTGGCCGAAAAGATGCAGGAACGGCATGAGGAATACATACGTGAGGTAAAGGCCCAAATTCTCAAGGAAAATAGTAATCCCGAAAATGCGCAAACTCTAAAACGTCTGGCCGTCCTGGAGAAGTTAAATCAAGCGGGATTAGCCCGTTCCGCCATGGAAGTCTTGCGACCCCGCACTTTGGAAGAAGTGGTGGGGCAGGCCCGGGGGATTAAGGCACTGCTTGCCAAAATGGCCAGTCCCTATCCCCAGCACATTTTAATCTATGGACCGCCCGGTGTGGGTAAGACAAGTGCCGCCAGGCTTGTCCTGGAAATTGTCAAACAAATGGATCATTCACCTTTTAAAAAGGACGCTCCCTTCGTGGAGGTGGATGGGGCCACACTGCGCTGGGATCCACGGGATGTAACCAACCCTCTTTTAGGTTCGGTGCACGATCCTATTTATCAGGGAGCCAAGCGGGATTTTGCCGATACCGGTATTCCCGAACCCAAACTGGGTCTGGTCACTGATGCCCACGGCGGGGTGCTGTTTATCGATGAGATCGGCGAAATGGATCCTGTCCTACAGAATAAACTCCTTAAAGTCCTGGAGGATAAGAGGGTATTTTTTGATTCTGCCTATTATGACCCCTACGACAGCAACGTGCCCCAGTATATTAAAAAGATTTTTGAAGAAGGCGCGCCCGCCGATTTTATCCTAATCGGCGCTACCACCCGCGATGCGGCCGAAATCAACCCGGCCATTCGTTCCCGCTGTGCGGAAGTTTACTTTGAACCCCTTACTCCCCAGGATATTGAAAAAATTATTGAAAATGCCGCACAAAAATTAGGGGTGAAATTAGAAGAGGGCATCCCCTCTTTAATCAGCGAATATACCATCGAGGGACGTAAAGCCAACAATATCCTGGCCGATGCTTATGGTCTCGCCCTTTACCGCCTGAAAGAACAGGGCCTTGCCGGGGAAGAGCCCCTCATCACCAGGAATGATGTTTATGAAGTCATCCAGGTTTCCCGCCTTTCCCCTTATGTGACAGTCAAGAGTACTGCCGAAGGTGAGGTGGGCCGGGTCCTGGGGTTAGGTGTAGCCGGTTTTCTAGGTTCTGTTCTGGAAATCGAGGCTGTAGCCTTCCCTGCCCACCGTCAGGGGGAAGGGCGAGTCCGCTTCAATGAAACAGCCGGTTCCATGGCCAAGGATTCCGTCTTTAATGCCACCTCCGTCTTACGAAAACTGACGGGGGAAGATTCTTTAAATTATGACTTGCACGTCAATGTCATCGGCGGAGGCAAAATCGACGGGCCCTCTGCCGGTGTGGCCATTTGCCTTGCCGTCTACAGTGCCGTTACAGGTCAAGCTCTCCGCCAGGATGTAGCCGTAACAGGCGAGCTTTCCATTCAAGGACGGGTTAAAGCCGTGGGCGGTATTTTTGAGAAAATCTACGGCGCCAAACAGGCGGGTCTGAGCAAGGTCATTATCCCCTGGGAAAACCGGGCCGATGTTCCCGTTGATCTCCACGGTATCGAAGTGGTAACAGTACGGACCATCGAGGAAGTGCTTCAGCATATCATGGCTTAA
- a CDS encoding NAD(P)/FAD-dependent oxidoreductase yields the protein MKKNYDVVVVGAGPAGIFAALEMTFLNKDLKILVVDKGRLIDDRHCPIPKTGKCARCQPCSIMSGWAGAGAFSDGKLSLSPEVGGRITDYISEEAARRYIRYADSIYLRFGAREEVHGLENKKIDDMIYDASKYNIQLIPCPVRHLGTELSFEVLRRMYIYLTTETKTEFLPLTTVTELLVEDGAVNGVALVNTRGEETVVSAPYVIAAPGRGGAGWLSEQAKKLHLKTENNEVDIGVRVEVPNSIMDHLTRELYEAKLVYYSDTFENKVRSFCMNPGGIVSEENYDGEIAVVNGHSYADPKLKTTNTNFALLVSTRFTEPFNQPIEYGKYIAKCANMLTGGGVMIQRLGDLLKGRRTDYSRLKKSTTIPTLKSAVPGDLSFVLPQRYLTSIVETLKAFDNIAPGLYSKNTLLYGVEVKFYSSKMKVNNNLETDVKGLYTIGDGAGITRGLMQASVSGILVAQDIVKKLN from the coding sequence ATGAAGAAGAACTACGATGTTGTCGTTGTGGGAGCCGGTCCTGCAGGGATTTTTGCTGCCCTGGAAATGACTTTCCTCAATAAAGATTTAAAAATACTGGTAGTAGATAAAGGGCGGCTAATCGATGACCGCCATTGTCCCATACCCAAGACGGGAAAGTGTGCCCGCTGCCAGCCCTGTTCCATTATGAGCGGCTGGGCCGGGGCGGGAGCCTTTAGTGATGGCAAGCTCTCCTTATCACCCGAGGTTGGCGGTCGTATCACCGACTATATTTCGGAAGAAGCGGCCCGCCGGTATATCCGGTATGCCGACAGCATTTATTTGCGTTTTGGCGCCCGGGAAGAAGTACACGGTCTGGAAAATAAAAAAATAGACGACATGATTTACGATGCATCTAAGTATAATATCCAGCTTATCCCTTGTCCCGTACGTCATCTGGGTACAGAGCTCAGTTTTGAAGTTTTGAGGCGTATGTATATTTATCTGACTACGGAAACTAAAACAGAATTTTTACCTCTCACTACTGTGACTGAGCTTTTAGTAGAGGACGGTGCAGTGAACGGTGTTGCTCTGGTCAATACCCGGGGTGAAGAAACTGTGGTCTCCGCGCCCTATGTAATCGCGGCGCCCGGCCGCGGCGGAGCAGGCTGGCTTAGTGAACAGGCCAAAAAATTGCATCTCAAAACCGAGAACAATGAGGTAGATATCGGGGTAAGGGTAGAGGTGCCGAACTCCATTATGGACCACTTGACTCGCGAACTTTACGAAGCCAAGCTCGTCTATTATTCGGATACCTTTGAGAACAAAGTCCGTTCATTCTGCATGAACCCCGGCGGCATTGTCTCCGAAGAGAATTATGACGGTGAAATTGCTGTGGTTAACGGGCACAGTTATGCAGACCCCAAGCTTAAGACAACCAATACCAACTTTGCGCTCCTGGTCTCCACCCGTTTTACCGAACCCTTCAATCAACCTATCGAATACGGGAAATACATCGCCAAGTGTGCTAATATGTTGACAGGCGGCGGTGTCATGATACAGCGCCTGGGGGACCTCTTAAAAGGACGCCGCACCGATTACAGCCGCTTAAAAAAGTCCACAACCATTCCCACTTTAAAGAGCGCGGTGCCGGGTGATTTAAGTTTTGTATTACCTCAGCGCTATCTGACTTCTATCGTGGAGACCCTGAAGGCTTTCGACAACATTGCTCCCGGCTTATACAGCAAAAATACCCTGCTTTATGGTGTGGAAGTTAAGTTTTATTCGTCAAAAATGAAAGTGAACAATAATTTGGAGACGGACGTCAAAGGGCTCTATACCATCGGCGACGGGGCCGGTATTACCCGGGGTCTTATGCAGGCTTCTGTTTCCGGAATTCTGGTAGCCCAGGATATTGTGAAAAAATTAAACTAA